GAAGTAAGGATGCCCGCTAGACCTGCCGCAGAGGCTGACGGGGCATGGCCTCCACGATCTTGGCGCGAACGACGAGGGCGGCACAGATGAGGGAGATGCCCATGATGACCTGCCAGTCCACATCGCGAAGGACGGCGACGAGGATGAAGACGAGGAGGCCCGCGCCGACGCCCCAGCCGGTGTTGCGGCGGATGATGATATAGGGAAGGCCGACGGCCAGGCCCGCAAGCCACGAGACGGGCGAGGCGACAAGGGCAACGCCGACAACGGTGGCGAGGCCCGCTCCACCGCGAAAGCGGAGGAAGGGTGAGTGGAGGTGGCCGACGATGGCGGCCACGCCCGCCAGGACCGCTAAGCTTGGCGAGAGGCCAAGCCAGTGGCCCATAACGAGGGCGAAGGCGCCTTTCCCTGCATCCAGAAAGACGGCGAGGACGCCGAGCTTTTTGCTGA
The Chloroflexota bacterium DNA segment above includes these coding regions:
- a CDS encoding glycerol-3-phosphate acyltransferase, with amino-acid sequence MTLFAAVPLAIFIGYLLGSLPFAYWLGRLKGVDIRQVGTGNPGAANLFRKVSKKLGVLAVFLDAGKGAFALVMGHWLGLSPSLAVLAGVAAIVGHLHSPFLRFRGGAGLATVVGVALVASPVSWLAGLAVGLPYIIIRRNTGWGVGAGLLVFILVAVLRDVDWQVIMGISLICAALVVRAKIVEAMPRQPLRQV